The segment GATTTTCTAAGTATTTCATCGCCAGCGATCGGAATATCAACCTTTAACTTTGCCTTTAATTCGCGCAGCTCTTCAACGCTCTGGCAAGGTTGTTCGACATATTCAATCGCACCAATGTTTTCGTATATTGCTTGCAGGTTAGTTATTGCATTTGTAACGATCCAATTCCCGTTTACATCGATTCGCAATTTAGCGTTTGGTCGAAGCGCGCGAACTTTGGCTAGGCGAGCGATATCTTCACTTAAGTTATCGCCTACCTTTACTTTAAAAGTATTAACCCCAGGAAAAGTTTCGATGATTTGTTCGATTTCATTTGGATCATTTAGCGCAGGAATAGTTCCATTTACTTTTACTTTGCTCCGCTTGAGTTCTGGCCATGGCTTGGTTGCGGCTTCAATTGCAGATTGCAGCCAAGGTACACATTCACTTGGTTGGTATTCCAGAAATGGTGAAAACTCTCCCCATCCAGCCTCACCTTGAATGAGCGCTACTTCGCGGATATTTATCCCGCGGAAGTTTGTCTTAGTAGGTAGCGCAACAACGCGCATTGTGGAGAAGAGTTCTTGCGACATATTTAGGGACGCTTGGGAAACTTTCCAAAATCTGGAGCGCGCTTTTCCTTGTAAGCATCGCGGCCTTCTTGACCTTCTTCACTTAAGTAGAAGAGCAGCGTTGCATCGCCAGCCAGTTGTTGAATTCCGGCAAGGCCATCATCGGCTGCGTTCATTGAAGATTTAAGTAAGCGAAGTGCGAGTGGAGAATTGCGCAGCATTTCGCGGCACCAGGAAACTGTTTCGGCTTCAAGTTCTTTAAGTGGAACAACAGTGTTAACAAGTCCCATCGCGAGCGCTTCATGCGCATCGTATTGACGAGTCATAAACCAAATCTCGCGCGCCTTCTTCTGTCCAACGC is part of the Candidatus Planktophila lacus genome and harbors:
- a CDS encoding o-succinylbenzoate synthase, yielding MSQELFSTMRVVALPTKTNFRGINIREVALIQGEAGWGEFSPFLEYQPSECVPWLQSAIEAATKPWPELKRSKVKVNGTIPALNDPNEIEQIIETFPGVNTFKVKVGDNLSEDIARLAKVRALRPNAKLRIDVNGNWIVTNAITNLQAIYENIGAIEYVEQPCQSVEELRELKAKLKVDIPIAGDEILRKSANPFKVDLNDAVDILALKVQPLGGIVRVHQLAQHHNLPIVVSSALESAVGISHGLALAASFNEMNFDCGLATGSLLSANIGELPIVNGEIEVKRIDPNFEGLEVSPERYKWWQDRLMKTWELIA